The bacterium DNA segment CTCATGATTGGTTGCGACCTTACTCCTTGGTTGTTTGTCTTAGCATTTGCTGCGGTGGGAGTATTTTCGCACGCCCCAGCAGATAGCCAAGTTCTCGCGCAATTAGCCTGTAACTTAAGGTGCAGGCGCCTTCCTGAGCGATAATAATTGTGGTCATGCAGCTGCTCATGATGGGGCGTTTTTTCCTGTAGAATTCTCGAATTCTTCGCTTTAGTAGATTGCGGGCAGTGGCGCGCTTATCGACTTTCTTTGTGATCGTAATCCCTAAGCGCTGTTTACCGCTGGGTTCATCTTGGTAAATAAGAAGAAAATGCTCTGAGCGTAGTTTTCTCCCCGAACTTTGTAACTGCAGAAAATCCCGCCGCTTTTTTAGCCTGCGCTCGGGTCCAAACTTTCTGTCGCTAGTCTTAGTTGTTGTCGTTTTAGCTGCGGCCA contains these protein-coding regions:
- the rnpA gene encoding ribonuclease P protein component — its product is MAAAKTTTTKTSDRKFGPERRLKKRRDFLQLQSSGRKLRSEHFLLIYQDEPSGKQRLGITITKKVDKRATARNLLKRRIREFYRKKRPIMSSCMTTIIIAQEGACTLSYRLIARELGYLLGRAKILPPQQMLRQTTKE